The Vicinamibacterales bacterium genome has a segment encoding these proteins:
- a CDS encoding amino acid ABC transporter ATP-binding protein: MDAAISVEALRKRFGTLEVLRGVTCAVADAEVVCVIGPSGSGKSTLLRCMNGLEEATSGRVLVHGVAVHEHGTNLDTVRREVGMVFQRFNLFPHKTVLQNLTLAPRLLRALAPAEAVSRAEALLAKVGLLDKRDAYPNQLSGGQQQRAAIARALAMQPRIMLFDEPTSSIDPEMVGEVLTVMQQLAEEGMTMVVVTHEMGFARRVSDRVLFLDEGRLVEQGPPDALFERPQEERTRRFLGSRLQS, translated from the coding sequence ATGGACGCGGCGATCTCCGTTGAGGCGCTGAGGAAGCGCTTCGGCACGCTCGAGGTGCTGCGCGGCGTCACCTGCGCGGTGGCCGACGCGGAGGTGGTGTGCGTCATCGGCCCGTCGGGCTCGGGGAAGAGCACGCTGCTCCGCTGCATGAACGGTCTGGAGGAGGCCACGAGCGGCCGCGTCCTGGTCCACGGCGTGGCCGTGCACGAGCACGGCACGAATCTCGACACCGTCCGCCGCGAGGTGGGCATGGTGTTCCAGCGCTTCAACCTCTTCCCCCACAAGACGGTGCTGCAGAACCTCACGCTGGCGCCGCGGCTCCTGCGGGCGCTCGCGCCGGCCGAGGCCGTGTCACGCGCCGAGGCGCTCCTGGCCAAGGTGGGCCTGCTGGACAAGCGCGATGCCTACCCGAACCAGCTCTCGGGCGGGCAGCAGCAGCGCGCGGCCATCGCGCGGGCGCTGGCGATGCAGCCGCGGATCATGCTCTTCGACGAGCCCACCTCGTCCATCGATCCGGAGATGGTGGGCGAGGTGCTCACCGTGATGCAGCAGCTGGCCGAGGAAGGCATGACGATGGTGGTCGTGACGCACGAAATGGGCTTCGCCCGCCGGGTGTCGGATCGCGTGCTCTTCCTGGACGAGGGGCGGCTGGTGGAGCAGGGGCCGCCCGACGCGCTCTTCGAGCGGCCGCAGGAGGAGCGGACGCGGAGGTTCCTCGGCAGTCGGCTGCAGTCGTAG
- a CDS encoding amino acid ABC transporter permease produces MDEQILWFGWFRADILREYAPLFWEGLRMTVGVTAVCVVQGTLLGLLLGLARLADARRPAARVACRFLLRWPATVYVSFFRGTPLFVQILLMHFAVVPLFVNPTDGWLVAGDAARDLRQNYGAVITGIVSLSLNAGAYISEIFRAGIQSIDRGQMEAARSLGLSYRQAMYHVILPQAFRRMLPPLGNNAIALLKDSSLVSAVGLAELAYAARTVAGAYSRYWEPYLAISVLYWMLTLLLAWGVRHLEARYGRGDLR; encoded by the coding sequence ATGGACGAGCAGATCCTCTGGTTCGGCTGGTTCCGCGCCGACATCCTCCGCGAGTACGCGCCCCTCTTCTGGGAAGGGCTGCGGATGACGGTGGGCGTCACGGCGGTGTGCGTCGTCCAGGGCACGCTGCTGGGGCTGCTGCTGGGCCTGGCCCGCCTGGCGGACGCGCGGCGGCCCGCCGCCCGGGTGGCCTGCCGCTTCCTGCTGCGGTGGCCGGCCACCGTGTACGTCAGCTTCTTTCGCGGCACCCCGCTCTTCGTGCAGATCCTGCTGATGCACTTCGCCGTCGTGCCGCTCTTCGTCAATCCCACCGACGGCTGGCTCGTGGCCGGCGACGCCGCGCGCGACCTCCGGCAGAACTACGGGGCCGTCATCACCGGCATCGTCTCGCTCAGCCTGAACGCCGGCGCCTACATCTCGGAGATCTTCCGGGCGGGCATCCAGTCCATCGACCGCGGCCAGATGGAGGCCGCGCGGTCGCTCGGCCTGTCCTACCGGCAGGCGATGTACCACGTCATCCTCCCGCAGGCGTTCCGCCGCATGCTTCCGCCGCTCGGGAACAACGCGATCGCCCTGCTCAAGGACTCGTCGCTCGTCTCGGCGGTCGGGCTGGCGGAGCTCGCCTACGCGGCCCGCACCGTGGCCGGCGCCTACTCCCGCTACTGGGAGCCGTATCTCGCGATCTCGGTCCTGTACTGGATGCTCACGCTGCTGCTGGCGTGGGGCGTCCGCCACCTGGAAGCCCGGTATGGACGCGGCGATCTCCGTTGA
- a CDS encoding basic amino acid ABC transporter substrate-binding protein, with translation MPRLLCVSLAIGLAAVVGVPPAAAQTRTLVVGTSATYPPFASETSRRQIVGFDVDVITAIASKTGLTVRLVNTPFVGIFASLANGDIDVIVSGVTINERRKQSYDFTAPYFEARQLIAVPASSTVTRLQDLAGKTVAVVTGSTGDDMASRAFGKTSANIRRFDTTPLIISELVNGGVDAAIGDNGVIAYRVKEHKGLKAVDYPTLPKEYFGIVVKQGNAALRDTLDKGLAAIIADGTYARIYRSWFNANPPALPRR, from the coding sequence ATGCCACGCCTGCTCTGCGTGTCGCTGGCGATCGGGTTGGCGGCCGTCGTCGGCGTACCGCCGGCGGCGGCCCAGACGCGGACGCTCGTCGTCGGCACGAGCGCCACCTACCCGCCGTTCGCGTCCGAGACGTCGCGCAGGCAGATCGTGGGCTTCGACGTGGACGTGATCACGGCCATCGCGTCCAAGACCGGCCTGACGGTACGCCTCGTGAACACGCCGTTTGTCGGGATCTTCGCGTCGCTGGCCAACGGCGACATCGACGTCATCGTGTCCGGTGTGACGATCAACGAGCGCCGGAAGCAGTCCTACGACTTCACGGCCCCCTACTTCGAGGCACGGCAGCTCATCGCCGTGCCGGCGTCGAGCACGGTGACGCGGCTGCAGGACCTGGCGGGGAAGACGGTGGCCGTGGTGACGGGCAGCACGGGCGACGACATGGCGTCGCGCGCGTTCGGCAAGACGAGCGCGAACATCCGCCGGTTCGACACGACGCCCCTCATCATCTCGGAGCTCGTGAACGGCGGCGTGGATGCCGCGATCGGCGACAACGGCGTCATCGCCTACCGGGTGAAGGAGCACAAGGGCCTGAAGGCCGTGGACTACCCGACGCTGCCGAAGGAGTACTTCGGCATCGTCGTGAAGCAGGGCAACGCCGCCCTGCGCGACACGCTCGACAAGGGACTGGCCGCCATCATCGCCGACGGCACCTACGCCAGGATCTATCGCTCCTGGTTCAACGCCAACCCGCCCGCGCTGCCCAGACGCTGA
- a CDS encoding DinB family protein gives MSIAASLLPEFDHEFATLRKTLERVPEGKGDYAPHAKSMPMGRLAGHLAELPGWVNATLEADELDFAKMDYKPFVPANTAELVAALDKAVAKARPVLAATADGDMMKPWTLRQGDQVFFTMPKVAVLRSFVMNHMIHHRAQLGVYLRLNDVPVPSTYGPSADEGQM, from the coding sequence ATGTCGATTGCCGCCAGCCTGCTGCCCGAGTTCGATCACGAGTTCGCCACGCTCCGCAAGACCCTCGAGCGCGTGCCCGAGGGGAAGGGCGACTACGCGCCGCACGCGAAGTCGATGCCCATGGGCCGCCTGGCGGGCCACCTGGCGGAGCTGCCCGGCTGGGTGAACGCCACGCTCGAGGCCGACGAGCTCGACTTCGCGAAGATGGACTACAAGCCGTTCGTTCCGGCGAACACGGCCGAGCTCGTGGCCGCGCTCGACAAGGCGGTCGCCAAGGCCCGGCCCGTGCTGGCCGCCACCGCCGACGGCGACATGATGAAGCCGTGGACGCTCCGCCAGGGCGACCAGGTGTTCTTCACGATGCCGAAGGTGGCCGTCCTCCGCAGCTTCGTCATGAACCACATGATTCACCACCGCGCGCAGCTCGGCGTGTACCTGCGGCTGAACGACGTGCCGGTGCCCTCCACCTACGGACCCTCGGCCGACGAAGGCCAGATGTAA
- a CDS encoding ABC transporter ATP-binding protein: MPADAARRDTVRASAALALVLRRYWAQVRRRPWLSAAALVLPGAGNLLLLYGPPLVVARLLAAVARGDPMTPGVVWPYLATIAALWAAGELVWRVAGYTIARAEVRGMETLYVEAMDELLAKDVAFFHDNFAGSLTKRALGFARQFEYVFDTLTYSVIANLMALTLVGAVLWRYSPLLVAVLLSMLALTLLLVAPRIRRRQALVTVREAASNVMAGHLADSIANAETVRAFAREPDEGAVHAANVRDYASKTLRSWDYQNLRIDIVTAPMYVLTNVLGLSVALWTRGRSGVGLEAIFVTFSYYAAVTRVMWEFNRIYRVLESALTDAAQFAELLLDPPAVQDAPDATPFTPRDYGVALRDLTFAYGAGPRLFDGLSLTIAPGTRVGFVGRSGGGKTTLTRLLLRFADLQGGEILIGGQPIHTVPQAALRQAIAYVPQDPSMFHRSIADNIRFGRPGATDADVRRAARLAHAAEFIEALPGGYDTLVGERGIKLSGGQRQRVAIARAILKDAPILVLDEATSALDSESEALIQDALWTLMQGRTALVIAHRLSTVRSMDELVVLERGRVVERGTHAALLARQGEYATLWSRQSGGFLVEDAAVAG; the protein is encoded by the coding sequence GTGCCTGCCGACGCGGCCCGGCGTGACACCGTTCGGGCCAGCGCGGCGCTGGCGCTCGTCCTGCGCCGCTACTGGGCGCAGGTGCGGCGCCGTCCCTGGCTGAGCGCCGCCGCGCTCGTCCTGCCCGGTGCGGGCAACCTCCTGCTGCTCTACGGGCCACCCCTGGTCGTGGCGCGCCTGCTCGCGGCGGTGGCGCGCGGCGACCCCATGACGCCCGGCGTGGTCTGGCCGTACCTCGCGACCATCGCCGCGCTGTGGGCGGCCGGAGAACTGGTGTGGCGCGTGGCCGGCTACACCATCGCGCGGGCGGAAGTCCGGGGCATGGAGACGCTCTACGTCGAGGCGATGGACGAGCTCCTGGCCAAGGACGTGGCGTTCTTCCACGACAACTTCGCCGGGTCGCTCACCAAGCGCGCGCTCGGCTTCGCGCGCCAGTTCGAGTACGTGTTCGACACGCTGACCTACTCGGTGATCGCCAATCTGATGGCGCTCACGCTCGTGGGCGCGGTGCTCTGGCGCTACTCGCCGCTTCTCGTGGCGGTGCTGCTGTCGATGCTGGCGCTGACGCTCCTCCTCGTGGCGCCGCGCATCAGGCGCCGCCAGGCGCTCGTCACCGTCCGCGAGGCGGCGTCGAACGTCATGGCCGGCCACCTTGCCGACTCCATCGCGAACGCCGAGACGGTTCGCGCCTTCGCCCGCGAGCCCGACGAGGGCGCCGTCCACGCCGCCAACGTGCGGGACTACGCCTCCAAGACGCTCAGGTCGTGGGACTACCAGAACCTGCGCATCGACATCGTCACGGCGCCGATGTACGTGCTGACCAACGTGCTGGGGCTCTCGGTGGCGCTCTGGACGCGTGGCCGGTCGGGCGTGGGCCTCGAGGCGATCTTCGTCACCTTCAGCTACTACGCCGCCGTGACGCGCGTGATGTGGGAGTTCAATCGCATCTACCGCGTCCTCGAATCGGCCCTGACCGACGCGGCCCAGTTCGCGGAGCTGCTGCTGGATCCGCCCGCCGTCCAGGACGCCCCCGACGCGACGCCCTTCACGCCCCGCGACTACGGCGTGGCGCTGCGCGACCTGACGTTCGCCTACGGCGCCGGCCCCCGCCTGTTCGACGGTTTGTCCCTGACCATCGCGCCGGGCACCAGGGTCGGGTTCGTCGGGCGCTCGGGCGGCGGCAAGACCACGCTCACGCGGCTGCTCCTCCGGTTCGCCGATCTGCAGGGCGGCGAGATCCTGATCGGCGGGCAGCCCATCCACACGGTGCCGCAGGCGGCCCTCCGGCAGGCGATTGCCTACGTGCCGCAGGACCCCTCGATGTTCCACCGCAGCATCGCCGACAACATCCGCTTCGGCCGTCCCGGGGCCACCGACGCCGACGTCCGGCGGGCGGCCCGCCTCGCCCACGCCGCCGAGTTCATCGAGGCGCTGCCCGGCGGCTACGACACGCTGGTCGGGGAGCGCGGCATCAAGCTCTCGGGCGGCCAGCGGCAGCGGGTGGCGATCGCGCGTGCCATCCTGAAGGACGCACCGATCCTCGTCCTCGACGAGGCCACCAGCGCGCTCGATTCCGAGAGCGAGGCGCTCATCCAGGACGCGCTGTGGACGCTCATGCAGGGACGGACGGCGCTCGTGATCGCGCACCGCCTGTCCACGGTCCGCAGCATGGACGAACTCGTCGTGCTCGAACGCGGGCGCGTGGTGGAGCGGGGCACGCACGCGGCGCTCCTCGCGCGCCAGGGCGAGTACGCGACGCTCTGGTCGCGGCAGTCGGGCGGGTTCCTCGTCGAGGACGCGGCAGTCGCCGGTTGA
- a CDS encoding DUF5612 domain-containing protein: protein MDRFGLMVHATPGPGVLAQLTGVIARFDGDIASVEIVTAVGEEARVYFEVDLGTDAQPLVDALAALAIVRRVERVGTLQTIYGKRVIIMGGGAQVGQVAIGAISEADRHNIRGERISVDTIPLVGEQPLADAVRAVARLPRAKALVLAGSIMGGDIEKAVREVRAQGLLVVSLNMAGSVPEAADLVVTDPVQAGVMTVMAIASTAKFTVDRLQRRVF, encoded by the coding sequence ATGGATCGATTCGGCCTGATGGTGCATGCCACGCCCGGCCCGGGCGTGCTCGCGCAGCTCACGGGCGTGATCGCCCGCTTCGACGGCGACATCGCATCGGTCGAGATCGTCACCGCCGTCGGCGAGGAGGCCCGCGTCTACTTCGAAGTGGACCTCGGCACCGACGCCCAGCCCCTCGTCGATGCGCTCGCGGCCCTGGCCATCGTGCGCCGGGTCGAGCGCGTGGGCACGCTCCAGACCATCTACGGCAAGCGCGTCATCATCATGGGCGGCGGCGCCCAGGTGGGGCAGGTGGCCATCGGCGCCATCTCCGAGGCCGACCGACACAACATCCGCGGCGAGCGCATCTCCGTGGACACCATCCCGCTCGTCGGCGAGCAGCCGCTGGCCGACGCCGTCCGGGCGGTGGCGCGCCTGCCGCGCGCGAAGGCGCTCGTGCTGGCCGGGTCGATCATGGGCGGTGACATCGAGAAGGCCGTGCGCGAGGTGCGGGCGCAGGGCCTCCTGGTCGTCAGCCTGAACATGGCGGGCAGCGTGCCCGAAGCCGCCGATCTCGTCGTGACCGATCCCGTCCAGGCCGGCGTGATGACGGTCATGGCCATCGCGTCCACGGCGAAGTTCACCGTGGACCGGTTGCAGCGGCGGGTGTTCTGA
- a CDS encoding DUF2878 domain-containing protein, with translation MSANLLNYVLYQTGWFATVLGAASGHALAGSVVALAGLGLHLALCRSRRAEWTLVAVAGALGLVVDSAQTALGLLTFPSGTLAGWLCPPWIVVMWMQFATTFRFGLRPLLERPAWTALAGAVGGPLAYLAGERIGAVALGEPRAAALAVLGVVWAVALPTLGAMARRRGPGVYPTRA, from the coding sequence ATGTCAGCGAACCTCCTGAACTACGTCCTCTACCAGACGGGGTGGTTCGCGACCGTGCTGGGTGCGGCATCCGGACACGCACTGGCCGGCAGCGTCGTGGCGCTCGCCGGCCTGGGTCTTCACCTGGCGCTCTGCCGATCCCGGCGGGCCGAATGGACCCTGGTCGCAGTGGCCGGGGCGCTCGGTCTGGTGGTGGACTCGGCGCAGACGGCGCTGGGCCTGCTGACCTTCCCGTCGGGCACGCTCGCGGGCTGGCTGTGTCCTCCGTGGATCGTCGTCATGTGGATGCAGTTCGCGACGACGTTCCGGTTCGGCCTGCGCCCCCTGCTCGAGCGCCCGGCGTGGACGGCGCTGGCCGGCGCCGTCGGCGGCCCCCTGGCATACCTGGCAGGTGAGCGGATTGGAGCCGTGGCGCTCGGCGAACCCCGAGCCGCCGCCCTCGCCGTCCTGGGTGTGGTGTGGGCTGTCGCCCTGCCCACACTGGGCGCGATGGCCCGGCGCCGTGGTCCAGGCGTCTATCCGACGCGAGCCTAG
- the gltX gene encoding glutamate--tRNA ligase: MSAPASPTPRVRFAPSPTGYLHVGGARTALFNWLFARREGGTFVLRIEDTDVERSSTDMVTGILDGLRWLGLDWDEGPGVGGPHGPYFQSERLDQYREAARALVAAGRAYYDFGGPSKRGDAAAEADGTYERRYDRDAALAVTPEEVQRRLAAGEPHAIRFLVPPGDTTFLDLVHGDVRFDNAHIEDFVVLRSDGYPTYHLSVVVDDIAMAITHVVRGDDHVSNTPKQVLLYQAFGKPVPKFAHVPLIMGPDKKRLSKRHGATSVMEYERQGYLPEAMVNFLALLGWSPGNDDERLSKDELVRRFSLEGISTGNAVFNTDKLDWFNHQYLSALSDAALTGVVRPWLERAGLWRDDLAGDRAPWFHAVLALLRPRAKKLGELVEGARPVLARPEGYDPEGAAKHLSAPGLNEHLEALRQAFAAAEPYDEPTLEQALRQLAERQGITGVLIHATRLASTGRTVSPGLFEMLRLLGRDEVDARLALVIARPSSWVDHAGSPARRFDRTLLHAVARLVRETGGPGCAVPSAAPIEVCWLGPDIVAARRPPPRNPAPARSAR; the protein is encoded by the coding sequence ATGTCCGCGCCTGCCTCACCGACACCCCGCGTGCGCTTCGCGCCCTCGCCCACCGGCTACCTGCACGTCGGCGGGGCGCGCACCGCGCTCTTCAACTGGCTGTTCGCGCGCCGCGAGGGCGGCACCTTCGTGCTGCGCATCGAGGACACCGACGTGGAGCGGTCGTCCACCGACATGGTGACGGGCATCCTCGACGGGCTCCGATGGCTGGGCCTCGACTGGGACGAGGGCCCGGGCGTGGGCGGACCGCATGGGCCGTACTTCCAGAGCGAGCGGCTGGACCAGTACCGGGAGGCCGCCCGCGCGCTCGTGGCGGCCGGGCGCGCGTACTACGACTTCGGGGGGCCCTCGAAGCGTGGGGACGCCGCCGCGGAGGCCGACGGCACCTACGAGCGACGGTACGATCGCGACGCCGCCCTGGCCGTGACGCCCGAAGAGGTCCAGCGGCGCCTGGCCGCGGGCGAGCCGCACGCGATCCGGTTCCTGGTGCCGCCGGGCGACACGACGTTCCTGGACCTCGTGCACGGCGACGTGCGGTTCGACAACGCGCACATCGAGGACTTCGTGGTGCTCCGGTCCGATGGCTACCCCACGTATCACCTGTCGGTGGTGGTGGACGACATCGCCATGGCGATCACGCACGTGGTCCGCGGGGACGACCACGTGTCGAACACCCCCAAACAGGTGCTGCTGTACCAGGCCTTCGGGAAGCCCGTCCCGAAGTTCGCGCACGTGCCCCTCATCATGGGGCCCGACAAGAAGCGCCTCAGCAAGCGCCACGGCGCCACGTCCGTCATGGAGTACGAGCGTCAGGGCTACCTGCCCGAGGCGATGGTGAACTTCCTGGCGCTCCTGGGCTGGTCGCCCGGGAACGACGACGAGCGGCTGTCGAAGGACGAGCTCGTCCGGCGCTTCAGCCTCGAGGGGATCAGCACCGGCAACGCGGTGTTCAATACCGACAAGCTGGACTGGTTCAACCACCAGTACCTGTCGGCGCTGTCGGACGCGGCGCTGACCGGCGTAGTACGGCCCTGGCTGGAGCGGGCGGGCCTGTGGCGCGACGACCTGGCCGGCGACCGCGCGCCCTGGTTCCACGCCGTCCTCGCGCTGCTGCGGCCCCGCGCCAAGAAGCTGGGCGAACTGGTGGAAGGGGCCCGGCCCGTCCTGGCGCGGCCCGAGGGCTACGACCCCGAGGGGGCCGCGAAGCACCTGTCGGCCCCTGGGCTGAACGAGCACCTGGAGGCCCTGCGCCAGGCCTTCGCCGCGGCGGAGCCGTACGACGAACCCACGCTGGAACAGGCGCTCCGGCAGTTGGCCGAGCGGCAGGGCATCACGGGCGTGCTCATCCACGCCACGCGCCTGGCATCGACCGGCCGGACCGTGAGTCCCGGCCTCTTCGAGATGCTCCGGCTGCTCGGACGCGACGAAGTGGACGCGCGGCTGGCGCTCGTGATCGCGCGGCCCTCGAGCTGGGTCGATCACGCCGGCTCGCCAGCTCGACGGTTCGATCGCACGCTCCTGCACGCCGTGGCGCGATTGGTTCGGGAGACGGGCGGTCCTGGATGCGCGGTCCCGTCCGCGGCCCCCATCGAAGTGTGCTGGCTGGGGCCTGACATTGTTGCCGCCCGTCGCCCCCCACCCAGAAACCCTGCGCCCGCGAGAAGTGCCAGATGA
- a CDS encoding MDR family MFS transporter — MSDAVSSRPAAERLVTSYAHLDDRQRMATVGGMMLTLLLAAMDQTIVGTAMPRVVASLDGFDRYPWVTTSYLLTSTISVPVFAKLSDLFGRKWLYLMGLVVFVVSSWLCGASGNVPLPLDGMNQLILFRGIQGVGGGAVMGLTFTIIGDLFAPAERGRYQGLFGAVFGLASIVGPLTGGWVTDHLSWRWAFYINAPLGIVAAAVLYRTFPHVEPHGTKRTIDWLGLVSLAGWIVPLLLALSRVTQDGWSHPTVVTLLTTAVVSFGVFGWAEWHAEEPLMPPSLFGIRTIALASCGVFVLGMSLFGMFVYLPLFLQGVLGMSAAASGMLFVPMIFAMISASVVSGQLVSRTGRYKYLSIGGAVLATTGMLLLARLGASGNASVIVWCLVVAGLGFGVAQPVYSLVVQNAAPRVQLGAATATSQFFRSIGSTIGVAVFGTLLLGMYHQRLTAALPPGTPAAVRQLVDNPLQMNGEHAASMPSLPADALTPEVSAAVRASLAAGMQRVFDLASMVMALSIALNLMLPELPLKTRAEHVMAAAEPA, encoded by the coding sequence ATGTCCGACGCCGTCAGCTCCAGGCCCGCGGCCGAGCGGCTCGTCACGAGCTACGCCCACCTCGACGACCGCCAGCGGATGGCCACCGTCGGCGGCATGATGCTCACGCTGCTGCTCGCGGCGATGGACCAGACGATCGTCGGCACCGCCATGCCGCGCGTGGTTGCGAGCCTGGACGGCTTCGATCGCTATCCCTGGGTCACCACGTCCTACCTGCTCACGTCCACCATCTCGGTGCCCGTCTTCGCCAAGCTGTCCGACCTCTTCGGGCGGAAGTGGCTCTATCTGATGGGCCTCGTCGTGTTCGTCGTGTCGTCGTGGCTGTGCGGCGCGTCGGGCAACGTGCCGCTGCCGCTCGACGGGATGAATCAGCTGATCCTGTTCCGGGGCATCCAGGGCGTGGGCGGCGGCGCCGTGATGGGGCTCACGTTCACCATCATCGGGGACCTGTTCGCGCCGGCCGAGCGGGGGCGCTATCAAGGGCTGTTCGGCGCGGTGTTCGGGCTGGCATCCATCGTCGGCCCCCTGACCGGCGGCTGGGTGACGGACCATCTCTCCTGGCGGTGGGCCTTCTACATCAACGCGCCGCTCGGCATCGTGGCGGCGGCCGTCCTGTATCGCACCTTCCCCCACGTGGAGCCGCACGGCACCAAGCGCACGATCGACTGGCTGGGCCTCGTCTCGCTCGCCGGCTGGATCGTGCCGCTCCTGCTGGCGCTCAGCCGCGTGACCCAGGACGGCTGGTCGCATCCCACGGTCGTCACGCTGCTCACCACGGCGGTCGTGTCGTTCGGCGTCTTCGGCTGGGCCGAGTGGCACGCCGAGGAACCGCTGATGCCGCCCTCGCTCTTCGGCATCCGGACGATCGCCCTCGCCTCGTGCGGCGTGTTCGTCCTGGGGATGTCCCTGTTCGGGATGTTCGTGTACCTGCCGCTCTTCCTGCAGGGCGTGCTGGGCATGTCGGCGGCGGCCTCGGGCATGCTCTTCGTGCCCATGATCTTCGCCATGATCTCGGCCAGCGTCGTCTCCGGCCAGCTCGTCTCGCGCACCGGCCGCTACAAGTACCTGTCGATCGGCGGAGCCGTGCTGGCCACCACCGGCATGCTGCTCCTGGCGCGGCTCGGCGCGTCGGGCAACGCGAGCGTCATCGTGTGGTGCCTGGTGGTGGCCGGGCTGGGGTTTGGCGTGGCGCAGCCCGTCTACTCGCTCGTGGTGCAGAACGCCGCGCCGCGGGTGCAGCTCGGCGCCGCCACGGCCACCAGCCAGTTCTTCCGCTCCATCGGCAGCACGATCGGCGTCGCCGTCTTCGGGACGCTGCTGCTGGGGATGTACCACCAGCGGCTCACGGCCGCCCTGCCGCCGGGCACGCCGGCCGCCGTGCGCCAACTGGTGGACAACCCGCTCCAGATGAACGGCGAGCACGCCGCGTCGATGCCGTCGCTGCCGGCGGACGCGTTGACGCCTGAAGTGTCCGCGGCCGTGCGCGCGAGCCTGGCGGCCGGGATGCAGCGCGTGTTCGACCTGGCGTCGATGGTGATGGCGCTGTCGATCGCGTTGAACCTGATGCTGCCCGAACTCCCGCTGAAGACGCGGGCGGAGCACGTCATGGCCGCCGCCGAACCGGCCTGA